The segment CAAGTTGCATAGCAGCATTATCTACATACATATACTCTAAACTAACTTCAGGGTAATCCTTAGCTACCTTAGCAGTAACCTCACGCCATAATTGGCTAGTTTCAAGCACATTTGCCTTATCTACTAAACACACTTTTTTTCGTCTTTTCATAGCTGCGTCAAAGGCGATTTTGGCTATTCTTTCTATCTCCTCTACTGTGTAAGCCATGGTATTATAGGCTCTATCTTCTAATTTCTCTCTTGGCTGACCAAAATATAACCCACCAGTAAGCTCTCTAACAACCAAAATATCCACACCTTTAATAACTTCAGGCTTTAGGGTTGAGGCATTGATAAGCTCATCATATATCATCGCTGGACGCAAATTCGCATAAGCACCAAGAGATTTTCTAAGCTTTAAAAGTCCGCTCTCAGGGCGAAGATGTCTTGGCAAATTATCCCATTTTTCTCCACCAATCGCACCAAAAAGCACAGCGTCACTTCTCCTAGCACCTTGTAAAGTCTCATCAGGTAACGGCTCGCCAAATACATCAATAGCAGCCCCACCCATCAAAAAATACTCATAATTTAATCTAAAATTAAATTTAGCACTCACGCTATCAAGGACTTTTATCGCCTCTTCAGCAATTTCTGGGCCTATGCCATCGCCTTTTATCACACAAATATTATAACTTTTCATCAATTATCCTTATAGAGTGCTTTTAGCATAGTTAATCAAGCCACCAGCCTTGACAAGCTCTTGCATAAATTCAGGAATTGGCTCAAATTTGTATTCGCAATTTTGAGTTAAATTTTTGATTATACCGCCACTATAATCAATCTCTAGCTCATCGCCCTCATTGATACTATCAGTTTGAGAGCACTCAAGTATCAATAGGCCTGTATTAAAGCTATTTCTATAAAAAATCCTAGCAAATGATTTTGCGATTACTACGCTTATCCCAGCAGCTTTAATCGCTATTGGGGCATGCTCTCTACTACTACCACAGCCGAAATTTTCCCCAGCTACGATACAATCCCCCGCTCTTACTTTAGAGCTAAAATCCTTATCAGCATCTTCCATAACATATTTTGCTAAAATTTCTGGATCGCTTGTATTTAAATATCTAGCAGCTATTATCACATCAGTGTCGATATTATCACCGAATTTCCATACTTTTGACATATTTTTCCTTAATAAAATTTTAAGATAGCATTATAGCAAATTTAATCTTAATCTCTAGTTTTTACATGCTCTTGGCTAAAATTTTCTTCCATTCGTTTGATCTCGGCACTTCCGCTTCTGTAAATTTCGCTATCTACTCTTAGCTCTTTTTGGCTAATTTTGTTATCATAATTTACATTACTTAAAATATGCTTAAATACATTAATTCTAGCCCTTTTTTTATCATTGCTAGTTACTACTGACCATGGTGCGTATGGGGTGTTTGAGGCTAGGAGCATTGAGTATTTTGCTAGTGTGTATTGATCCCATAGCTCTTGGCTCTTCTCATCAACTGGGGATAGTTTAAACTGCTTTAAAGGGTCGTTTTTACGCTCTTTGAAGCGTTTTTTCTGCTCTTCTTTGGATACTGAGAAGTAGAATTTAAATAAGATAATACCCGAATTTACTAGCATCTCTTCAAATTGAGGCACTTGGCGTAAAAACTCCTTATGCTCCTCTTCACTACAAAATCCCATCACAGGCTCAACCCCAGCTCTATTATACCAACTTCTATCGAATATTACTATCTCGCCACCACTTGGCAAATGGCTAATGTAGCGTTGAAAATACCATTGAGTTCTCTCTACATCGCTTGGCTTTTCTAGTGCCACAACTCTACAGCCCCTAGGATTTGTATGTTCGATCAATCTCTTAATCGTCCCACCCTTGCCAGATGCATCACGACCTTCAAAGATTATTAAGACTTTTAACCCCTCTTTTTTGACAAAAGTTTGGAATTTTAGGAATTCAATTTGAAGCTTTTTAAGCTCCTCTTCATATCTTAATTTTGATTTTTTAACCTTTATGGTTACATACTCTTCTTGATTTGCCATTGACTCTCCATATAATGTAAAATTTGGATATTTTATAATTTTTTGATTGAAATTTTGCTTATTATAGATATTTTGATTTAAGCTAGTTTGACCCTACTCTTTTGGTTTGGCTTCATTAACTTTAATCGCCCTACCACCTATATCTTTGCCATTTAAGTTATCTATAGCGACTCTGGCTTCATCATCATTCTCCATCTCTACAAAGCCAAATCCCCTAGAGCGATTCGTAGCTTTGTCTTTGACTATTTTGGCTCTATTTACCACGCCATAAGCAGCGAAAATCTCTCTAAGCTCTTCATCATTGATGCGGTATGGAAGATTGCTTACATATATGTTTATCATAGTAACATCCTTTTTGTATTTTACGAAAATGCGGTTACTAATCATATCTAAATTTTAAATAATTTTTACAATAAATTTAAATTTGATCCGAATTTAACCGCATTTTGCTATTTGGCGTTGAAAAGGTTAAAATAGAAGTCCGGATTTTACTTGATTGTATTTTTCTTCGCCACATAGCTCTTTTAGCAATGCTAGGGCAAATTCCATCGCGGTTGCGGGCCCACGAGAAGTTATGATATTGCCATCTATCACGACATTTTTATCAGGGTTATAACCATTATGATTTACTGTAGCCTCAAATCCTGGATAGCAAGTATATTTCTCACCCAAAACGCCCGCCGTGCTAAGCGCCCACGGCGCAGCGCAAATAGCGGCTAATTTTTTGCCATTTGATTTGGCTTCTTTTAATTTTGTTGCCAATTTTTGGCTTTTGGCTAGATACTCAGCGCCTGGCAACCCTCCTGGCAAAACTATCATATCAGCTTGGCTAAAATCATACTCATCAAAGGTTATATCACTATTTAGACTAACGCCGTGAGCGCCACTTACACTAAGATTACTCTCAAGTGCTACCATACTCACTTCCACGCCACCACGACGCAATATATCCACAATGCTCAAAGCCTCAATCTCTTCAAAACCATTTGCCATAATTACAGCTATTTTTGCCATTTTTTCTCCTTTTAATTAGTTAAAATCGCTAAAATCTCTTACCGATTGTGGCTGAAATATTCAAATTATCACTAGTAGTAGCAAACTCCCCGCCTACTCCAAATTTAAAGAAATAGCCACTATTTGTAGTATATTCACTACCTAAGCCGATATTTAATCTATTTTTATCTAGGTGATATCTTTGGGTAAATTTCTCACCTTTAAAGTCATTGAACTCAGCTTGAGCGTCCATATCATAGCCATTTAGCATTCTTTCGTATAATACAAAACCTGTATATCGTAAATTATCACTAACCTTATATGAGCTATTTAGACCAAGTGCTGCGGTGATGGTATCGTGATTGATGCTATCATAATTTTTCGCAAATATCTCACCACTTTCTCTAAAGCTATCTTGATAGATATAACCATAACTAAAATATCCAAGAGGTGATAAAACAAAATCACCTATTAAATAATCTTTTGCCAAACCAAGCTCGAAATTTGCATTATAGCTCTTATATTTACCTTTGATATCACCTTCTAAATATCTCTCATTTTCATTAAACGCTACCAAAACTGACCCACCGCTTAATAACTTAAATGAGCCAAAATCATAGGTGTAATTGGCCGCTAAGCTCATAGTTTCGCTTTTAGACTTCGCACCGATATCAAAATCCAAGCTTGATCTACTAGCACCAATACCATAAGATACGGTCGCATTGTCTAAATCATGGGCTAAATTTATACTGATACCACTTTGATATCCATCGAAGCCATCACCATTATATCTTTTGTAAGTTGGATTGATATACCAATAATTTTTAGGTTTTAAAGCATCAAATCCTAAATCAATAACATAATCACTAGCCACAGATGCGACGAAAATTCCATTATCATAAGGGTTTGAGCCATAAGCAAATAGAGTTGAATTAACCGGATTAATGCTAAATAGCAAATTATTTTGATAAAAGCTAGTGTGATTAGATGTCGTAATCGAGGTTAAATTCGATACAGAATTGCCCTCTATGCGACTCATAGTCTCTTGATATGTGTTAGAATCGCTTTGATCCAAAGCAGCGAAGAAATTCTTATATTTATCATCTAAATTCGCTTCTTTTCTGATATTTCTCATAGTTTGACTAAGTGTCTCTGAGCCGGTCTGATAGGCATCTGGACGAACTACTGGGGTTATGATTATATTATTATTTTGGCTATTATTATTGCTTGGGTCTTGGGTGTTGTTGTTTTGTTGATTATTGTTATTTGTGGTATTTTGGTTATTTGGTGTTTGGTTGCTTGATTCTGGGTTGCTCGGTGTTGGCGTTGGTGTGGTGGTGCTACCTTGTGAATTTGAGCTTTGAGAGTTGCTATTTTGGTTATTATTATTGCTTGGGTCTTGGGTGTTGTTGTTTTGTTGATTATTGTTATTTGTGGTATTTTGGTTATTTGAATTTGGGTCTGATGGTGTTGGGTTTGGCACTTCAGTTTCATGGATTGGTGGTATAAAGATTGGATCTTTGTTTATCGTGGTTTTATCGCTATCAAGTTTCATCTCAAAGCTAATGCTATTATTGCTAGCGATATAAATTTGGTTAAAGTCATTAATATGATTAGATAGATCGCCTAGCGTGATTTTGATCTCTTTATCCACGGTGTAATACTGCGCTAATGGATTATACTCCAAATTTCCGCCACTAATACTATAATCCTTAGCGATTAATTGCGAGTTGTCATCATTGCCAAAATCCAAAATAAGCTTTGAGTTTTGGCCTGTTTGCGAGTATGTACCATCGACTACTAAATCGCTTAAATCCTCATTTCCAGGGCGAATGATTGAGTTATCATTGGTTAAATTGTGCTTAATCACTCCATTACCGCTTAGAATTGAGCCGTTATTGACATAGACGCTTCCAGCTATTTGTGCTGTTTTGCCATCTTTGCTTAGTAGTCTTATACCGCCATCATTTATAACAGTAGCACCCTCATAGCTATTAACCCCACTTAGAGTTAAAACCCCACTGCCTGATTTGATAAGGCCTACATTTAGATTATCTAAATTTTTAGGCAAATTATATGCTTCAGGGTTGTGAGTATCGGCTTCCCATTTTCGTTGGCTTATATCGTTGCTAAACTCAGTATCATTTCCCTTAGTATCTAGCGAATAATACACCGCAGTTTCGCCATACTGACTACTTACATCAGCATCACTTAATCTATTCGCGTCTAAGATTCCTATACCTTTTAAAGCCTTATCAATATCCAAAATTCCTTGACCAAATAGATCCTCTTTCGTAACCTCTTGAACCCACGGATAGTCATCATCATCAATGGCAGCCATACCACTCATACGATCATATTTCCAATTTATACCAAAATATCCAGAATTTGATAAATCCTTCTCAACGGCTTTTTCATCTATACTACCATCTTCTTTTTTTGGAATTTTGCTATCTACATAAAATATTGTGTATCTCTTTGAGCTAGAGCAAAGAACATTACCATCACAAAGAGTTTTTCCGGTAGTAGTCTCTTTTAAAACAATTTTAGGCCCTATATAGTCTTTATTGGCTGTAGAGAGCAAGGTATCGGCTATCTGTTTGCCACTCATAAATGGGAATTTTTGAGCTACTAAGGCAGCAGCGCCAGTCACCACAGGGGCTGCCATAGATGTACCGCTAGAGACCCTATATAGATCATTATCCAACTTACCTGTTAAGATATCTTTAGTATTATAACTAGCATTTACGCTATTGATATTTGTCCCAGGTGCTGCTAAACTAAAGTTATAAACACCTTTTAATCCATTAGAATATGTAGTAGGAGCACTCAAATAATCAAAATTATCATTTCTTGTTGTGGCTACTATAAATTTACCATCACTATCCTTGCTAACTTGTGCGCTATCTAAGGCCGTTACTACAATTATAGATCTGATCTCTTCATCATAGTATGGAGCTAGAGCCATAATCCCAGGAGATATGATCCCCTCATTACCAGAGGCAAAAACACTAAGCATTTGCTTCTCTTTAGATAGCTTTATAAGATCACTTGCAGTTGAATCTCTTTGAATTAACGGGATATAATCATTTGGATTATTAGCATTTTTTAGAAATGAAATCGATGAACTAGTAAGCGAATTTAATCCAGATAGCGGATAAACCGTGGCATTCCAACTATTATTAATAGCTGCGATAGTTTTATCCTTAAAATACTCATATACATTTGGGGCTGTAAAACTAGCTGAACCAGAAGTATTATGCCCTGTTATCTGAACGCCGTAAGCCTTGGCGTCTGTAGCGATTCCGCCTATTTGGCCATCAGGCTTGGCTAGTATGATACCTGCTACATGGCTACCATGAGTATCAACTGAAAAATCCGGCGTATAAGTGCTACCTCTATACTCAGAATAAATTTGATCCACGATCTGACCTGATAAGTTAGGGTGGTCTTTGTTAATAGCGCTATCTATAACCCCCACAAACACGCCACTACCCGTTACGCTCTTGTCATTATAATTAATAAGCTCAAAATCCGTAAGGCCAAATAGATATATAGGAAGAATAAGTGATAATTTAATGGATTTCATAAATTTGCCTTAATGTTTTATACTGATTATTATATAATAATTTATATTATAAAAATATAAAAAATAATTATAATCTTTAATAAGATAGTAAAAATAAATTTGATATAATCGCTCAATTAATCAAGGAAAAAATATGAGCAAAGAGACTAAATATATATTTGTTACTGGCGGAGTTTTAAGCAGTTTAGGCAAGGGTATAGCCGCTGCGAGTATCGCCACACTACTTAAAAATATAGGCTATAAGGTTAGTATGCTAAAAGCTGATCCATATATCAATGTAGATCCTGGCACGATGAGCCCACTAGAGCATGGGGAGGTCTTTGTGACTGATGATGGTGCTGAGACTGATTTGGATCTTGGGCATTATGAGAGATTTTTAGATGAGAATTTAAACCAAGATAATAACTTCACCACCGGCAAGGTATATAGCTCTGTAATTGAGCGTGAGCGTCGTGGTGACTACCTAGGCAAGACTATTCAAGTAATTCCACATATTGTAGGTGATATCGTAGATCGCATTAAAAAGGCTGCTAAGGGCAATGATATATTGATAGTTGAGATAGGTGGAACGGTAGGCGATATAGAGGGGCTTCCATTTTTAGAAGCTATTAGGGCGCTTAGAAGTGAAGTTGGCAAATCTAATGGTATGTTTATCCATCTTACCTTAGTGCCATATATCAAAGTCGCTGGAGAGCTAAAAACCAAGCCTACTCAACACAGCGTAGGTGAGCTTCGCCGTATCGGTATAAGTCCAGATATGATAATTTGTCGCACTGAAATTCCGCTAAATAGAGAGCTTAAAGATAAGATAGCCGCAAGTTGTGGTATAGAGCGAAACGCAGTTATAGAAAGCTCTGATATGCAAAGCATATATCAAGTGCCATTAAGCTTTTTAAACCAAAACATCCTTGAGCCAATAGCACAAAATTTAAACCTCAAAAATCCTAAGCCAAATATGCAAAATTGGGATAATCTAGTAAAAAGAGTTATCGCACCAAATGATCAGATAAATTTAGCCTTCGTAGGCAAATATGTAGATTTAAAAGAGAGCTATAAGAGCCTAACAGAGAGCATAATCCACGCTGGGGCAAATCTAGATACAAGAGTTATCATCAAATGGTGCGATAGCGAAAAAATAGATTCTAATAATGTAGCCGAAACATTAAAAGATTGCGATGCTATCTTGGTCGCTGGAGGCTTTGGGCCTCGTGGCGTAAGTGGCAAAATAGAAGCTATCAAATTCGCTAGAGAAAACAAAATCCCATATCTAGGAATCTGCCTTGGAATGCAACTTAGCATGATTGAATTTGCTAAAAATGTATTGAAGTTAGATGATGCTAATTCGGTTGAATTTGATGAAAATTGTAAAAATCCTATAATCTATCTAATAGACAGCTTCATCGATGCAAGTGGCAAAAAACAGCTAAGAACGCACACTAGCCCACTTGGTGGGACAATGAGACTTGGCGGATATGAGTGTGATCTACTCAAAGGCTCACTACTAGCTAAGGTATATAATAATCAAAGCAAAATTAAAGAGCGCCACCGCCACAGATATGAAGCCAACCCAAAATATAGAAGCGAATTTGAAAAAGCCGGTCTAATAGTAAGTGGTGAGAGCGATGGACTCATAGAAGCAGTAGAGATCAAAGATCACCCATTTTTCTTAGGTGTTCAATTTCATCCTGAATTTACATCAAGGCTAACTAAGCCAAACCCTGTAATATTAGGATTTATAAAAGCTGGGATAGAATACAAAAATGCTAGATAAAAAGGCTATAAAAGAGCTATTAAGCAGTCGTTTTAGTAACGATATCCATACTAAATTATCTCAAATTCCATTGCCTTGTGAGCTAAAAGATACATTTAAAGCAGCTAAAAGAATCAAAGAGGCGATACAAAATAATGAGCTAATCGCCGTTGTGGGGGATTATGATGTTGATGGGATCGTAAGCACAGCTATTATGGCTGAATTTTTAAGCGATATGTCAGCAAACTATATAATAAAAATTCCAAATAGATTTAAAAATGGCTATGGATTAAATGAAGAGATCATAAATGAGCTAGATAACGCCACTTTGATAATCACCGTTGATAATGGTATAAGCGCTATCGAAGCGGCCAATATATGTAAAAAGCGAAAGATTGATCTCATCATCACAGACCATCATATGCCCCCACCCATACTCCCTGATGCATACGCTATAATAAACCCAAAACAAAAAGCCTGTACCTTCCCAAATATCGAAATTTGCGGAGCTCAAGTCGCTTGGTATCTTATTGGAGCTTTAAAAGAAGTTTGTAATCAAAAAAATTATGATATGGGGAAATTCCTTGATCTTTTAACCTTGGCAATTATCGCTGATATGATGGAGTTAAGGGATTTAAATAGAATTTTAGTCCGCCTTGGCTTGGTGCGTATAAACTCTAGCAAAAGAGCTTGTTTTGAAGCGATCAAAAACTACTATAATAAAGAGAAATTTGAATTTGATGATATTAGCTTTTTGATAGCGCCACTTATAAATTCAGCCGGTAGAATGGATGATGCCACCATATCTTTTAAATTCCTAAGAGCCAAAAGTTTAAATGAAGCAAATGAGTATTTGAGTATGATTAGCGAATTTAACGCTTCAAGAAAAGAAGAAGAGAAGGCGCTTTTTGAGTCTAGCCAAAATGATATAAACGAAAATGAAGATATCATAGTTACTTGGGGCAATGAGTGGCACGAGGGCGTGATTGGTATCGTCGCTGGAAGACTAGCTAAAAAGTATAAAAAACCAGCAATTGTCTTTAGCATAGATGGAGATAAGGCCAAGGGTAGCGCTAGGAGCGTTGGTAAATTTGATATCTTATCTTTGATCGCTTCTCAAGAGAGTTTATTGTGCGGATATGGTGGGCATAAGGGCGCTGCTGGGCTGGTGATAGAGAGTGCGAATTTGGATAAATTTAAAACCGCTATAAATCAATCTTGCTTTTTACAAGAGCTATATGAATTTAGCGTTAATGATGAGATTTTAGGCGAGATTGATCCATCGGCTATAGATTATGAGCTTTTGGAGATTTTGGAGTTTTTCGAGCCATACGGCCAAAAAAACCCACGGCCACTCTTTGAGCTTAAAAAAGCTATGGTAAAATCAGCCAAAAAAATAGGCAAAGAAGAAACTCACCTAAAAATCATCTTACAAAAAGAGAATAAAACCCTAGAAGCGATATTTTTTAACTACGATTATATGCCAAAAAGTGGCGAAAATATAGATATCTTAGTTACCATCTCTAAGAATTCATTTCGTGGGCTAATCACCCCGCAACTACTAATAAAAGAGATTATAAGACAGGAGCAAAAATGAAATTAAATTTTATCAAAACCTTTGTAAAGCATGAGAGCTTTAGCGGCGTTTTGCTAATTATTGCTACGATTTTGGCCTTGGTATTTCAAAATGGCATTTTAAGCCACTTCTATCAAGAGATTTTAAGATCTGAATTTAGCATCGGATTTAGAGAATTTACCTTAGCTAAACCACTGATTTTATGGGTAAATGACGGCCTTATGGCGGTATTTTTCTTTGTTGTGGGATTAGAATTAAAGCGTGAAATTGTAGAAGGTGAGCTATCCAATCCTAGACAAATAGCCCTACCAATTATAGGTGCTCTTGGCGGAGTTGTCTGCCCTGCTCTTATATTTTGGGGATTTAACTATGGCGATGAGTTTGCTATAAGGGGATGGGCTATACCTACTGCTACTGATATTGCCTTTGCACTTGGGGTGCTTATGCTTCTTGGCAATAGAGTGCCTAGCTCTTTAAAGATATTTTTGCTAACCTTAGCTATTATAGATGATCTTTGTGCGATCGTGATTATAGCGCTATTTTATACAACTGAGCTATCTGCTACTTCGCTTGGAATTTCATTTATTTGCTTAATTATTTTATTTATCCTAAACCGCTTAAAAGTAAATAAAAAATCGATATTTTTGCTATTTACCTTAATCCTTTGGTTTAGCGTGTTAAAAAGTGGCGTCCATGCTACCATAGCTGGAGTTTTAGCCGCATTTTTCATCCCTATGAGAGATAGTGCTGGCACAAGTATGCTAAAAGACCTTGAAAAGGATCTTCACGGCGTTACAAGCTACTTTATCTTGCCGATTTTTGCCTTTGTCAATGCTGGAGTTAGCCTAGCTGGAGTTGATCCTAAGCAGCTTATAAATTCAGTTGGCTTAGGGATATTTTTGGGGCTGTTTTTTGGTAAGCAATTAGGGGTATTTTTATTTAGTTTTATATTTATCAAATTAGGCTTTGCCAAGCTTCCTGATGGGGCAAATTGGCTGCAATTTTATGGAGTTTGTATATTAACTGGAATTGGCTTTACAATGAGTTTATTTGTAGGCGCTTTGGCTTATAATGATAGCCCAGTATTTTATCACGCTGATAAATTAGCGATATTATTAGCTAGTTTTGTCGCTGGAGTGGTAGGATATATCTATCTATTTTTACTATGTAAGCCAAAAAAGAATATCGATTAAGGAGATAAAATGAGAAGTGACAATATCAAAAAAGGCTATACCAAAACCCCACATAGATCGCTACTAAGGGCAACTGGTCTTAGAGATGAGGATTTTGATAAGCCTTTTATAGGCGTGGCAAATAGCTTTATAGAGATAATTCCAGGGCATTTTTTCTTAGATAAATACTCTAAAATCCTAAAAGATGAAATTCGCAAAAATGGCTGCGTGCCTTTTGAGTTTAACTGTATCGGCGTAGATGATGGTATCGCTATGGGGCATGGCGGTATGCTCTACTCTCTCCCAAGCCGTGAGATAATAGCAAATTCAGTTGAAACCGTGATGAATGCTCACTGCCTTGATGCGCTAGTTTGTATGCCAAACTGCGATAAAATCGTCCCTGGAATGCTCATGGGAGCTTTAAGAGTAAATGTCCCAACTATATTTATAAGCGGTGGGCCAATGGCTGCTGGAGTTGGGCTTAGGGGTGAGGCCTTGGATTTAAATTCAGCTTTTGAGGCTGTTGGGGCGTATGAAACAAAGCAAATAGATGAAAAAGAGCTTAAACATATAGAGTGTAACGCCTGTCCTGGTGGCGGTAGCTGTAGTGGAATGTTTACGGCCAATTCTATGAATACCCTTTGTGAAGCGATGGGCGTGGCCTTAGAAGGCAATGGAACTATCCTAGCTCTAACCAAAGAGCGTGAAGAGCTAATCAGAAAAGCTGCGAAAAGAATCTGCCAAATCGCCCTTGATGAGAGATATAAAATCAGAAATATCATAAATACCAAATCCATTCACAACGCAATGGTCGTAGATATGGCAATGGGCGGTAGCTCAAATACAATTTTACATATGCTAGCTATCAGCCGTGAAGCTGGTGCGCCACTAGATATAGCAAAACTAAATGACATTAGTCGCAGTGTCCCACATATAGCCAAAATCGCCCCGAGCCTACCTAGCGTGCATATGGAAGATATAGCCAAGGCCGGTGGGCTAAGTGCGGTTATAAATGAGATAGCTAAATTTGATGATAAATTGCTAAATTTAGATGCTCTTACTATAAGTGGTGAGAGCTTAGGCGATAGGGTCAAAAATGCTGAAATTTTGGATCAAAATATCATTCACACAGTAGCAAACGCCTACTCAAAAGTCGGCGGACTAGCTATTTTATTTGGTAATTTAGCCGAGCAAGGCTGCGTGATAAAAACTGCTGGTATAGTCGGTTCAAGACAATTTAGTGGCAAAGCGATCTGCTTTAACTCTCAAGATGAAGCCATAGAAGGCATCAGTAGTGGCAAGGTCAAAAAGGGCGATGTGGTTGTTTTAAGATACGAAGGGCCAAAAGGAGGTCCAGGAATGCAAGAGATGCTAAGCCCAACTAGCCTTATAATGGGGCGTGGGCTTGGGGCTGATGTAGCCTTAATCACTGATGGGAGATTTAGCGGTGCAACAAGAGGCCTAAGTATCGGCCATGTAAGCCCTGAAGCTGCTGAAGGCGGTATGATAGGACTCTTAAAAGATGGCGATATCATCGATATTGATGTAGATAAATACAGCATAAATGTTCGCTTAAGCGATGATGAGATTAACGCTAGAAAAAAAGAGTGGAAATACGCCGGCAAAAAGATAGATAGTCGCTGGCTAAGACAATACCAAAAGCTAGTTACCAACGCAAGCAATGGGGCGATTTTAGAAGCGTGAGATGATTTAGCCCTTTTTTGGGGGGCTAAATTTTAGATCTGATCTTAAGCTTATATCAACTTATATAAACTTAAGATTTTATCTAGAAATATGGTTTAAAGCTATATTTTAGCTTTATTATGCTCTTTTTTGATTTTTATAGCTTCAAATATGAATTTGATATATCCGCCTTTATACCATTGTTTATGTGCTTTTATAAGGGCATTTCCTAGTTTATAGCTCAGATGATTTTTGATATTTTGGTCTTTTTGATTATTTAGTTTTAAATTTTCTTGTAAGGCTTTTATCTGCTCTTGCGTGATTGGCTTTGGCGGTTGCGGTGGCGTGGCTAACTGCTCTTTAAGCCTATTTATAATTTGTGGGCTTAGGACTCTATCAATGTGTTTTGTGATATTAGGATACAAATGCCCGATATACTCATCTATAAACTCCATAGAATCTTTGAAAAATACGATATTTGGTATAAGATAAGAGCGGTCTATATCCCTATCAATCTCTATATCCCTATCACTTGGAATAAGGCTTAAATCAAATAATTTCATTTTTGAATTTGGCTTACATAAGAAAAATGCGATTAAATCGAAGTATGGTAAAGATACGCTATTTGGGGTATTTGGACGAGCGTTAATATAAGATTCACTATTTGCTAAATTTTCATCATTAAATTTGACTATCAAACTACTATCTATTATCGGCTCGGCTTGTATTTCGCAAAATATATTAAGCTTTGAAGTTGGCTTAACAATATTCTTATCCTTATTTTTTAAATGTATAGAAGCACAATGCGATAT is part of the Campylobacter lanienae NCTC 13004 genome and harbors:
- the leuB gene encoding 3-isopropylmalate dehydrogenase — translated: MKSYNICVIKGDGIGPEIAEEAIKVLDSVSAKFNFRLNYEYFLMGGAAIDVFGEPLPDETLQGARRSDAVLFGAIGGEKWDNLPRHLRPESGLLKLRKSLGAYANLRPAMIYDELINASTLKPEVIKGVDILVVRELTGGLYFGQPREKLEDRAYNTMAYTVEEIERIAKIAFDAAMKRRKKVCLVDKANVLETSQLWREVTAKVAKDYPEVSLEYMYVDNAAMQLVRYPTGFDVILTENLFGDILSDEASMVCGSIGLLPSASIGGSVGIYEPIHGSAPDIAGQGIANPIAMILSAAMMLRYALSENEAANCIENAIKAVLKDGYRTKDIAKFDAVEICTTSEIGSIISDYIKKQ
- a CDS encoding 3-isopropylmalate dehydratase small subunit, producing the protein MSKVWKFGDNIDTDVIIAARYLNTSDPEILAKYVMEDADKDFSSKVRAGDCIVAGENFGCGSSREHAPIAIKAAGISVVIAKSFARIFYRNSFNTGLLILECSQTDSINEGDELEIDYSGGIIKNLTQNCEYKFEPIPEFMQELVKAGGLINYAKSTL
- the ppk2 gene encoding polyphosphate kinase 2, whose amino-acid sequence is MANQEEYVTIKVKKSKLRYEEELKKLQIEFLKFQTFVKKEGLKVLIIFEGRDASGKGGTIKRLIEHTNPRGCRVVALEKPSDVERTQWYFQRYISHLPSGGEIVIFDRSWYNRAGVEPVMGFCSEEEHKEFLRQVPQFEEMLVNSGIILFKFYFSVSKEEQKKRFKERKNDPLKQFKLSPVDEKSQELWDQYTLAKYSMLLASNTPYAPWSVVTSNDKKRARINVFKHILSNVNYDNKISQKELRVDSEIYRSGSAEIKRMEENFSQEHVKTRD
- a CDS encoding RNA recognition motif domain-containing protein is translated as MNIYVSNLPYRINDEELREIFAAYGVVNRAKIVKDKATNRSRGFGFVEMENDDEARVAIDNLNGKDIGGRAIKVNEAKPKE
- a CDS encoding DJ-1 family glyoxalase III, yielding MAKIAVIMANGFEEIEALSIVDILRRGGVEVSMVALESNLSVSGAHGVSLNSDITFDEYDFSQADMIVLPGGLPGAEYLAKSQKLATKLKEAKSNGKKLAAICAAPWALSTAGVLGEKYTCYPGFEATVNHNGYNPDKNVVIDGNIITSRGPATAMEFALALLKELCGEEKYNQVKSGLLF